In Nitrospira sp., one genomic interval encodes:
- a CDS encoding prephenate dehydrogenase/arogenate dehydrogenase family protein: protein MTPHFKQVAIVGVGLIGGSLGMILRRQKIADSIVGIGRRVENLKTAVELGAIDRYVSDPREGVEGADFVLLATPVDTYERHLREWAGCLTPGAIVSDVGSVKGELVTRSEALMPQGVRFVGAHPIAGKEKTGVAAGSETLFTGARCILTPTTKTDAEALQTVRAIWELAGSIVLEMDPFLHDRILGAVSHLPHVAAFALMTALADVRDHGVPELDLAGHSGGGLRDTTRIAASSPEMWRDIFLWNRDNLVSLIETYQRHLDELKRLIIAGDAAGIEKQLDQAKHEREQLTPRVAGKG from the coding sequence ATGACACCGCATTTCAAACAGGTGGCGATCGTCGGGGTGGGACTCATCGGCGGCTCACTCGGTATGATTCTTCGCCGGCAGAAGATCGCAGACTCCATCGTGGGCATCGGACGGCGGGTGGAAAACCTGAAAACAGCCGTGGAACTCGGGGCCATCGATCGGTACGTGTCCGACCCGCGCGAAGGCGTGGAGGGGGCGGATTTCGTCTTGCTCGCGACGCCGGTGGATACGTATGAACGGCATCTGCGGGAGTGGGCCGGGTGCTTGACGCCCGGCGCGATCGTGAGCGATGTGGGCAGTGTGAAGGGCGAGTTGGTGACGAGGTCCGAAGCCTTGATGCCGCAGGGCGTTCGATTCGTCGGGGCGCATCCGATCGCCGGGAAAGAAAAGACCGGTGTGGCGGCTGGTTCCGAAACCCTCTTTACCGGTGCGCGCTGCATCCTGACACCCACGACCAAGACGGATGCCGAGGCGCTTCAGACCGTGCGCGCGATATGGGAACTGGCCGGTTCCATTGTGTTGGAAATGGATCCGTTCCTGCACGACAGGATCCTTGGTGCCGTGAGCCACCTGCCGCACGTGGCGGCCTTTGCGCTCATGACGGCATTGGCTGATGTGCGCGACCACGGGGTGCCGGAGCTGGATTTGGCCGGTCATTCCGGAGGGGGCCTTCGGGATACGACGCGGATCGCCGCCAGCTCGCCGGAGATGTGGCGCGACATTTTCCTCTGGAACCGCGACAACCTGGTCTCCTTGATCGAGACGTACCAGCGACACTTGGACGAATTGAAGCGGCTGATCATAGCCGGTGATGCGGCCGGGATCGAAAAACAATTGGACCAGGCCAAGCATGAACGGGAGCAACTGACGCCCCGCGTTGCAGGGAAGGGATAG
- the aroF gene encoding 3-deoxy-7-phosphoheptulonate synthase produces MIIVLKPDASEREVDHIIDRLRELGLKSHISTGQERTIIGVIGDDRILHNQPLTALPGVESVLPILAPWKLVSREFKKENTIIDVNGVKIGDKKVVVMAGPCAVERLELTVGIAHEVKSAGATVLRGGAYKPRTSPYSFQGLGREGLDYLVEAKKQTGLPVVSEILDTRDIELFLEKADIIQIGARNMQNFELLKEVGAYDKPVLLKRGLSATIKEFLLSAEYIMSRGNRNVMLCERGIRTFETQYRNTLDLAAIPTLKELSHLPVIVDPSHATGKWDLVAPMSKAAIAAGADGLLIEVHSNPECALCDGEESIRPSMFKELMGDLRKIAEAVGRTL; encoded by the coding sequence ATGATTATTGTCTTAAAGCCCGATGCCTCGGAACGGGAGGTCGATCACATCATCGATCGGCTCCGGGAGTTGGGATTGAAATCGCATATTTCGACCGGCCAGGAACGGACCATCATCGGCGTCATCGGAGACGACCGCATCCTACACAATCAGCCTTTGACGGCCCTTCCCGGCGTGGAAAGCGTGCTGCCGATTCTGGCCCCCTGGAAGCTGGTCAGCCGCGAGTTCAAAAAAGAGAACACGATCATCGATGTGAACGGGGTCAAGATCGGTGACAAGAAGGTGGTCGTCATGGCCGGCCCCTGCGCCGTGGAGCGGTTGGAACTGACGGTCGGCATCGCCCACGAAGTGAAGTCGGCCGGCGCGACGGTGCTCCGGGGCGGCGCGTATAAGCCGCGGACTTCGCCCTATTCCTTCCAGGGTTTGGGGCGGGAAGGCTTGGACTATCTGGTGGAAGCGAAGAAACAGACCGGTTTGCCTGTGGTGAGCGAAATCCTGGATACCAGGGACATCGAGTTGTTCCTGGAGAAAGCCGACATCATTCAGATCGGCGCCCGCAACATGCAGAACTTCGAACTGCTCAAGGAAGTCGGGGCGTACGATAAGCCCGTTTTGCTGAAACGCGGCCTGTCGGCCACGATCAAGGAGTTTCTGTTGTCGGCGGAGTACATCATGTCGCGTGGGAACCGCAACGTCATGTTGTGCGAGCGAGGGATCCGGACCTTCGAAACCCAATACCGTAACACCCTGGATCTGGCCGCCATCCCGACTCTCAAGGAGCTGTCGCACCTTCCGGTCATCGTCGACCCGAGCCATGCCACGGGCAAGTGGGACTTGGTGGCACCCATGTCCAAGGCTGCCATCGCGGCTGGTGCCGATGGGCTGTTGATCGAAGTCCATTCCAATCCGGAATGCGCGCTCTGTGACGGTGAGGAATCCATCAGGCCGTCTATGTTCAAAGAACTGATGGGGGATTTGCGCAAGATTGCGGAAGCCGTGGGGCGGACGCTCTGA
- a CDS encoding histidinol-phosphate transaminase, which yields MPLKVHPDIAALVPYVPGKPIEELQRELGLPRAIKLASNENPIGPSPKALSVLGETASTLHRYPDGGAFRLRGALAERWKVGPDQVILGNGSDEILGLLARTFLSPGDEAVMAQHTFVIYKMEVTAAHGVAVEVPQHDWHHDLPAMVEAITDRTRLLFVCNPNNPTGTMSTKAEVAALMARVPDHVVVVFDEAYYEYVRHPEFPDTIGYVRAGRPVIVLRTFSKIYGLAGLRIGYGLTTPEITNYLNRLRPPFNANSMAQRAALAALDDEAHVSASRALNHAEMDKVREGLRALGYEALPSETNFLYFDVGGDGRQVFDALLREGIIVRHIEGRMLRVTIGLPEENELFLSALATVTRALRQGK from the coding sequence ATGCCACTGAAGGTGCATCCTGATATCGCGGCCCTCGTTCCGTACGTTCCCGGCAAGCCCATCGAAGAACTGCAGCGTGAGTTGGGGCTACCTCGTGCGATCAAGCTCGCCTCGAACGAAAATCCGATCGGACCCTCGCCCAAGGCCTTGTCGGTACTGGGGGAGACGGCGTCGACGCTCCATCGGTATCCGGACGGCGGGGCCTTTCGTTTGCGCGGGGCCTTGGCTGAGCGATGGAAGGTCGGACCGGATCAGGTGATCCTCGGGAACGGGTCGGATGAAATTCTGGGCCTGTTGGCACGCACGTTTCTGTCGCCCGGCGACGAAGCCGTCATGGCGCAACATACCTTCGTGATCTACAAGATGGAGGTGACGGCCGCGCATGGCGTCGCGGTGGAAGTGCCGCAGCACGACTGGCACCACGATTTGCCGGCAATGGTCGAGGCGATCACCGATAGGACACGCCTCCTCTTCGTGTGCAATCCCAACAATCCCACCGGCACCATGTCGACCAAGGCCGAAGTCGCCGCGCTCATGGCGCGCGTGCCCGACCATGTCGTCGTGGTGTTTGATGAGGCCTATTACGAATATGTCCGGCATCCGGAGTTCCCGGATACGATCGGGTATGTACGAGCCGGTCGCCCCGTCATCGTGCTGCGGACCTTTTCCAAAATTTACGGCCTGGCGGGGTTGCGCATCGGGTATGGGCTCACCACTCCGGAAATCACGAACTATTTGAACCGGTTGCGACCGCCGTTCAACGCCAACAGCATGGCGCAACGGGCGGCGTTGGCGGCGCTCGACGATGAGGCGCATGTGAGCGCCAGTCGGGCGTTGAATCACGCCGAGATGGACAAGGTGCGGGAGGGCTTACGGGCGCTGGGGTATGAGGCGCTCCCGAGCGAGACCAATTTCCTCTATTTCGATGTGGGGGGGGACGGCCGCCAGGTGTTCGACGCGCTGCTACGGGAAGGCATCATTGTGCGGCATATCGAAGGGCGCATGCTGCGTGTGACGATTGGGCTCCCCGAGGAAAATGAATTGTTCCTGAGTGCGCTCGCCACGGTGACGCGCGCGCTACGACAAGGAAAGTGA
- the pheA gene encoding prephenate dehydratase: protein MSDDLQGYRQEIDRIDDQILRLLNERSKSVIEIGRLKKLKDADAHLHTPAREAAIFDRLSKQNTGPFPTEAIRAVYREIMSASLSLEGPQKVAYLGPRATFTHMACMQKFGSSAQYIPVNSIKDVFSEVERGRAHFGVVPIENTTEGVVNHTLDMFIDSSLLIYGEVLQEVAHHLMSKSGAVGDINRIYSHPHAIAQCRNWLETNLPHVPVSEVASTARAAELCVDDPSAAAIASELASQLYGLKVVTARIEDNINNFTRFLVLSQKAPERTGRDKTSLMLSIKDKVGALYDLLRPFASHGLNMTKIESRPSRRKAWEYIFFVDIEGHIDEERVKKAAEEVKSRCLFMKILGSYPAYS from the coding sequence ATGTCGGACGACCTACAAGGCTATCGCCAAGAAATCGATCGCATCGACGACCAGATTTTGCGTCTGCTCAATGAGCGGTCGAAATCCGTCATCGAAATCGGTCGTTTGAAGAAGCTCAAAGACGCCGACGCCCATCTACACACGCCGGCCCGTGAAGCAGCGATTTTTGACCGGCTGAGCAAGCAGAATACCGGTCCGTTTCCGACGGAAGCCATTCGGGCCGTGTATCGGGAGATCATGTCGGCCTCCCTGTCGTTGGAGGGGCCGCAGAAAGTGGCCTACCTCGGACCTCGAGCGACGTTCACACACATGGCCTGCATGCAGAAGTTCGGCTCTTCCGCCCAGTACATTCCCGTCAACAGTATCAAGGATGTGTTCAGTGAGGTCGAGCGAGGGCGCGCGCATTTCGGCGTGGTGCCGATTGAGAACACGACCGAGGGAGTGGTGAACCATACCCTGGACATGTTCATCGACTCCAGCCTGTTGATTTATGGAGAAGTGCTCCAGGAGGTCGCGCACCATCTCATGTCCAAGAGCGGCGCGGTCGGGGACATCAACCGGATCTACTCCCATCCCCATGCCATCGCGCAATGCCGCAACTGGCTGGAGACGAATCTTCCGCATGTGCCGGTTTCCGAAGTCGCCAGTACCGCGCGCGCGGCCGAACTCTGTGTCGATGATCCGTCGGCCGCCGCCATTGCGTCCGAACTGGCCTCGCAGTTGTACGGTCTCAAGGTGGTGACGGCCAGGATCGAGGACAACATCAATAACTTCACTCGCTTCCTGGTCTTGTCGCAAAAAGCGCCCGAGCGGACCGGGCGTGACAAGACCTCCCTGATGTTGTCGATCAAGGACAAGGTCGGCGCCTTGTATGACCTGTTGCGGCCCTTCGCATCCCACGGCTTGAACATGACCAAAATCGAGTCGCGCCCGTCCCGACGCAAGGCCTGGGAATATATTTTCTTTGTCGACATCGAGGGACATATCGATGAGGAGCGAGTGAAGAAAGCGGCGGAAGAGGTCAAGAGCCGTTGTCTCTTCATGAAGATCCTCGGCTCCTATCCCGCCTACTCGTAA
- the ruvB gene encoding Holliday junction branch migration DNA helicase RuvB, giving the protein MSDRTMTNRVSEDERGIEAALRPQSLQDYVGQSRMKDALAVCIEAAKRRGEALDHAIFYGPPGLGKTTIAHIIAREMGSAIRSTSGLVLNHAGDLAAILTNLQEGDVLFIDEIHRLPASVEEALYPAMEDYQLDLVVGQGASTRTIKLDLPRFTLVGATTRAGALTSPLRDRFGLVHRLEFYSPEDLTTIVLRSANLLQVPIDEAGAAEIAGRARGTPRIVNRLIKRIRDYAEIKAEGRITKQVAEEALLWLAVDVAGLDEMDRKILLTVIEKFNGGPVGVESLAAAVQEDKGTLEDVYEPYLIQAGLLERTGRGRQATRQAFEHFKKRQDLLSFSDEAGSTATR; this is encoded by the coding sequence ATGTCGGATCGTACCATGACCAATCGCGTGAGCGAAGACGAGCGGGGCATCGAGGCCGCGCTGCGTCCGCAATCTCTGCAAGACTATGTCGGCCAGTCCCGCATGAAGGATGCGTTGGCCGTCTGTATCGAAGCAGCCAAGCGCCGCGGGGAAGCGCTCGACCACGCGATCTTTTACGGCCCGCCCGGCTTAGGCAAGACCACGATCGCTCATATCATCGCGCGCGAAATGGGATCGGCTATCCGGTCGACCTCCGGCCTGGTGTTGAACCATGCCGGCGACTTGGCCGCAATTCTGACCAACCTGCAGGAGGGAGACGTCCTCTTCATCGACGAAATCCACCGGCTGCCGGCCTCCGTGGAAGAGGCCCTCTACCCCGCGATGGAAGACTACCAGCTCGATTTGGTTGTCGGGCAGGGTGCATCGACGAGAACGATCAAGTTGGACCTGCCCCGGTTTACGCTGGTCGGGGCCACCACGCGCGCGGGCGCCCTGACCTCGCCGCTGCGTGATCGCTTCGGATTGGTGCATCGACTGGAGTTCTACTCGCCGGAGGACCTCACGACGATCGTCCTACGGTCGGCCAATCTCCTGCAGGTGCCGATCGATGAGGCCGGAGCTGCGGAAATTGCCGGGCGGGCCCGCGGAACCCCGCGCATCGTCAACCGACTCATCAAGCGCATTCGTGATTACGCGGAAATTAAGGCGGAGGGGCGAATCACCAAGCAGGTTGCCGAGGAGGCCCTGCTCTGGCTTGCCGTGGATGTTGCGGGTCTGGACGAGATGGACCGGAAGATTCTGTTGACCGTGATCGAGAAGTTCAACGGGGGGCCGGTGGGCGTCGAATCCCTGGCGGCGGCGGTGCAAGAAGACAAGGGGACTCTGGAGGATGTCTACGAGCCTTACCTCATCCAGGCCGGATTGCTCGAACGTACCGGCCGCGGGCGCCAAGCCACGAGACAGGCCTTCGAGCACTTCAAGAAGCGGCAGGATCTGCTGTCGTTTTCCGACGAGGCCGGATCGACTGCAACTCGTTGA
- the ruvA gene encoding Holliday junction branch migration protein RuvA, whose translation MIALLTGLPIVKSPSHVTLDVHGVGYEVLIPLSTYYALPEQREVVTLSIHTHVREDAIQLYGFLTAAEKEAFLLLTGISGIGPKLGLSVLSTLSVPELYRAIQTGDTDKLGTVSGIGKKSAARIALELKDKVSGLDTGGTGVKGGGDVGADPLYEDALSALVNLGYRASDVKEALKRQAEADVPAQGLKGIIREALKDLAKG comes from the coding sequence ATGATCGCCCTATTGACGGGCCTCCCGATTGTTAAGTCTCCCTCCCATGTCACCCTCGACGTTCACGGCGTCGGGTACGAAGTTCTAATTCCCCTCAGTACCTATTATGCCTTGCCGGAGCAGCGCGAGGTCGTTACTCTGAGCATCCATACCCACGTCCGAGAAGACGCCATTCAGCTCTATGGTTTCCTCACCGCAGCGGAGAAAGAAGCGTTTCTGCTTCTGACGGGTATCTCGGGGATCGGGCCGAAATTGGGGCTGAGCGTCCTCTCCACGCTCTCGGTGCCAGAGTTGTATCGGGCGATCCAGACCGGAGATACAGACAAGCTCGGGACGGTGTCGGGCATCGGGAAAAAGTCCGCCGCGCGGATTGCGTTGGAGCTCAAAGATAAGGTGTCGGGACTCGATACAGGTGGAACGGGCGTGAAAGGAGGGGGGGACGTAGGAGCCGATCCCCTTTACGAGGATGCACTCTCGGCCCTGGTGAATCTGGGCTATCGAGCATCGGACGTGAAGGAGGCGCTCAAACGGCAGGCTGAGGCCGATGTGCCTGCGCAGGGCTTAAAGGGGATCATTCGTGAAGCGCTGAAAGATTTGGCGAAGGGGTGA
- a CDS encoding YebC/PmpR family DNA-binding transcriptional regulator, with amino-acid sequence MGGHSHWATIKRHKSAQDAKRGKIFTRIIRELTIAARSGGDPDGNPRLRLAIAKAKEANMPGDTMKKAIQRGTGELPGVTYEEFALEGYGPGGTALLLEITSDNRNRTVAEIRSLLTKNGGNMAEAGAVSWQFHKKGVLVVDKGKVEEDALLTLALDAGAEDVKVTEKAFEIQTSPQDFEAVKKALSDAKIECTLAELNFIPQNTIALEEKAAEQMLKLMEILDEHDDVQKVYANFDISDEVMEKVAAATA; translated from the coding sequence ATGGGTGGCCATAGCCATTGGGCAACAATCAAACGGCATAAGTCGGCTCAGGATGCCAAGCGTGGGAAAATCTTCACCCGCATTATCCGTGAGCTGACGATTGCAGCGCGGTCCGGCGGCGATCCTGACGGAAATCCTCGGCTACGGTTGGCTATCGCCAAGGCGAAAGAAGCCAACATGCCCGGCGACACCATGAAAAAGGCCATTCAGCGCGGGACCGGTGAATTGCCCGGCGTGACCTATGAAGAATTTGCCCTCGAAGGGTATGGGCCCGGGGGCACGGCGCTGTTGCTGGAAATTACGTCCGACAACCGGAACCGTACGGTCGCCGAGATCCGCAGCTTGCTCACCAAGAACGGCGGCAACATGGCGGAGGCCGGGGCCGTGTCCTGGCAGTTCCACAAGAAAGGTGTCTTGGTGGTGGATAAGGGCAAGGTGGAAGAAGACGCCTTGCTGACCCTTGCGTTGGACGCCGGTGCGGAAGACGTGAAGGTCACCGAGAAGGCGTTTGAAATTCAAACCAGCCCGCAAGACTTCGAAGCCGTCAAGAAGGCGCTCAGTGATGCCAAGATCGAGTGCACGCTCGCCGAATTGAACTTTATTCCGCAAAATACGATCGCCTTGGAAGAAAAGGCCGCGGAGCAGATGTTAAAACTCATGGAAATCCTGGACGAGCACGACGACGTTCAGAAGGTCTACGCGAATTTCGACATCTCGGACGAGGTGATGGAGAAAGTCGCCGCCGCCACCGCTTAG
- a CDS encoding PCP reductase family protein, producing MKFVCLNCETYMTFQKVEKPGEGSLGVFFGCPSCNAKFSMVTNPGETQMVASLGVKLGGRTETAEPFEMTRGTLKAEAQAGAGQMAAYLNEKIQAGQPAAASAKAEAPAGGEKASGGCPFSAMVAEMGLTSGGKPQNGNGTSEFTWTPDAKEKLERLPSFVKPMVQSSVEAYARKQGYQNITLQVMDDSKNDSPNGLAWTKDAEQRMDNIPDFIRPMARREIERIAKERGLTEITAQVMDEAKEKFMKFM from the coding sequence ATGAAGTTCGTTTGCCTGAACTGCGAGACCTACATGACGTTTCAAAAGGTCGAAAAGCCTGGTGAAGGCTCCCTCGGTGTCTTCTTTGGCTGCCCGTCGTGCAACGCCAAGTTTTCCATGGTGACGAACCCCGGAGAAACTCAGATGGTGGCGTCGCTCGGCGTGAAGTTGGGGGGGCGAACGGAAACGGCCGAGCCCTTTGAAATGACGCGCGGGACCCTCAAGGCCGAGGCGCAGGCCGGTGCCGGACAGATGGCCGCGTACCTCAACGAGAAAATTCAGGCCGGACAACCCGCCGCCGCATCGGCCAAGGCTGAGGCGCCGGCCGGTGGAGAGAAGGCTTCGGGCGGGTGTCCATTCTCGGCGATGGTGGCCGAGATGGGGCTCACCTCCGGCGGCAAGCCGCAAAACGGAAACGGCACGAGCGAATTTACCTGGACGCCGGACGCGAAGGAAAAACTGGAGCGTCTGCCTTCGTTCGTGAAGCCGATGGTGCAAAGCAGCGTCGAGGCCTATGCCCGCAAACAGGGGTATCAGAACATTACGCTGCAGGTCATGGACGACTCCAAGAACGATTCGCCCAACGGCTTGGCCTGGACCAAGGACGCCGAACAGCGGATGGACAATATTCCGGACTTCATTCGCCCGATGGCCCGTCGCGAGATCGAACGCATTGCCAAGGAGCGTGGGTTGACCGAGATCACCGCCCAGGTCATGGACGAGGCCAAAGAAAAGTTCATGAAATTCATGTAA